The Clostridioides difficile genome has a segment encoding these proteins:
- a CDS encoding ImmA/IrrE family metallo-endopeptidase — MNKLNVLLDLANNEEIEIYYTDKIADDIKGLYINKQGLKIISLLNSLKQNKTKLIEVLAEELGHHFTSVGNYVSSKNIHKNKILIDKTENKALRWACEFLITEEEIIHIINSKITCVYEMAEMLEVSIEFLLKRLEFLSRKKNMLDLGNNRFLVLTNLPNFYIYEDIF; from the coding sequence ATGAACAAATTAAATGTACTTTTAGACTTAGCAAATAATGAAGAAATAGAAATTTACTACACTGACAAAATAGCAGATGACATAAAAGGATTGTATATAAACAAACAAGGGCTAAAAATTATATCATTACTTAACTCATTAAAGCAAAACAAGACTAAGCTAATAGAAGTATTAGCAGAAGAATTAGGACATCATTTTACCAGTGTTGGAAATTATGTATCATCAAAAAACATCCACAAAAATAAAATCTTGATAGATAAAACTGAAAACAAAGCTCTAAGATGGGCATGTGAATTTCTTATAACAGAAGAAGAGATTATACATATTATAAACTCTAAGATAACATGTGTATATGAAATGGCTGAAATGCTAGAAGTTAGTATCGAATTCTTATTAAAAAGATTAGAATTTCTATCAAGAAAGAAAAACATGTTAGACTTAGGAAACAATAGATTTTTAGTATTAACTAATTTACCAAATTTCTACATATATGAAGATATTTTTTAA
- a CDS encoding helix-turn-helix domain-containing protein gives MFRLKELREEKGISLDRLSMDLNVNKSTLSRIENGLREPKQSFIEDCSNYFDVSTDYLLGKTDIKNPNQVVKPLNPIFSKRLRELIKEKGIALNILSEILEISTDLLSKYENNIISPKSDDIVKLAHYFDVTTDYLLGTTLVRNYIDTVAAHKANPHKDLPEEAQEQLNDYIEFLMNKYKK, from the coding sequence ATGTTTAGATTAAAAGAATTGAGAGAAGAAAAAGGGATATCTTTAGATAGATTAAGTATGGATTTAAATGTAAATAAATCCACTTTATCTAGGATTGAAAATGGATTAAGAGAGCCAAAGCAATCTTTTATTGAAGACTGTTCAAACTATTTTGATGTATCAACAGATTACTTACTTGGTAAAACAGACATAAAAAATCCCAATCAAGTAGTAAAACCTTTAAATCCTATTTTCTCAAAAAGATTAAGAGAATTAATAAAAGAAAAAGGTATTGCATTAAATATATTAAGCGAAATACTAGAAATAAGCACTGATTTATTGTCTAAATATGAAAACAATATAATTTCACCTAAAAGTGATGATATTGTAAAACTTGCTCATTATTTTGATGTTACAACAGATTATCTTCTAGGTACAACACTTGTTAGAAATTATATAGATACTGTAGCTGCACATAAAGCTAACCCTCATAAAGATTTACCAGAAGAAGCACAAGAGCAACTTAACGATTATATTGAATTTCTAATGAATAAGTATAAAAAATAA
- a CDS encoding helix-turn-helix domain-containing protein, whose product MYINRLKGLMKENQHTQKFVADLLGLSLFGFRLKLNGKNEFKANEIKKMSELYEVSTDYFFSETVAKMAIK is encoded by the coding sequence ATGTATATTAATAGATTAAAAGGGTTAATGAAAGAAAATCAACATACACAAAAATTTGTTGCAGATTTATTAGGACTTAGTCTGTTTGGATTTAGGTTAAAGCTTAATGGTAAAAATGAATTTAAGGCTAATGAAATAAAAAAAATGTCTGAGCTGTATGAAGTATCAACAGACTATTTTTTTTCAGAAACAGTTGCCAAAATGGCAATAAAATGA
- a CDS encoding helix-turn-helix domain-containing protein, which translates to MENSNKIVKRLSDSLRDLIEIEINKQEIDKFKNQTIEQKVNVLEPKDIVVLIKRGYPNYLITIDEARGILKLDTTFMRRLVNAGLIKSLVRGDGRKISRYEVDDFIERSQGKNLDKLLEKVEKGG; encoded by the coding sequence ATGGAGAACTCAAATAAAATAGTTAAAAGATTGAGTGATAGTCTAAGAGATTTAATAGAAATAGAGATAAATAAACAAGAAATTGATAAATTTAAGAATCAAACTATTGAACAAAAAGTGAATGTATTAGAACCAAAAGATATAGTTGTCTTGATAAAAAGAGGGTATCCCAATTATTTGATAACAATAGACGAAGCAAGGGGAATTTTAAAATTAGATACAACTTTTATGCGTAGGCTAGTAAATGCAGGTTTGATAAAATCACTAGTTAGAGGAGATGGTAGAAAAATTTCAAGATACGAGGTTGATGATTTTATTGAGAGAAGTCAAGGTAAAAATTTAGACAAGCTTTTAGAGAAAGTAGAGAAAGGAGGATAA
- a CDS encoding YqaJ viral recombinase family protein has translation MNKNSSRRRYLDAFVVTDTKNIDKVDWLKNRQLGIGGSDASAVAGLNPWKTYVQVYIEKKEEIPIETKSFRMKLGNRLEGLVAEFFTKETGLKVRNVNGILKNKKYPFAIANIDRAIVGEKAFLECKTTNSFSIKEWENGVPLHYEIQCLHYMAVTGATHCYIAALLGNEKFVWHKINRDEEVIENLMKIENEFWEENVLKDILPIPDGSDAYSEFLKTRYKNSVKEKVELNLFEDGISKLKRYDEIVSQMKELKGEKQLIEQEIQSEMREFELATLDERIITWKGATKRSIDTKKLREEMPDIAEKYTNISSYRTFKIK, from the coding sequence ATGAATAAAAATTCAAGTCGTAGAAGGTATTTAGATGCTTTTGTAGTAACTGATACTAAAAATATAGATAAAGTTGATTGGCTTAAAAATAGACAATTAGGAATAGGAGGAAGTGATGCATCAGCAGTAGCAGGGTTAAATCCTTGGAAAACTTATGTTCAAGTATATATAGAAAAGAAAGAAGAAATACCAATAGAAACTAAAAGTTTCAGAATGAAATTAGGTAATAGATTAGAGGGATTAGTTGCAGAATTTTTTACAAAAGAAACTGGTCTTAAGGTCCGTAATGTAAATGGAATATTGAAAAATAAAAAATATCCTTTTGCAATAGCTAATATAGATAGAGCAATAGTTGGAGAAAAAGCTTTTCTGGAATGTAAGACAACTAATAGTTTTTCTATAAAAGAATGGGAAAATGGAGTTCCGCTTCATTATGAAATACAGTGTTTACATTATATGGCTGTCACAGGAGCTACACATTGTTATATAGCTGCACTTCTTGGAAACGAAAAATTTGTATGGCACAAGATAAATAGAGATGAAGAAGTAATTGAAAATCTAATGAAAATAGAGAATGAATTTTGGGAAGAGAATGTGTTAAAAGACATATTACCAATTCCTGATGGTTCAGATGCTTATAGCGAATTTCTAAAAACAAGATACAAAAACTCAGTAAAAGAGAAAGTAGAACTAAATCTATTTGAAGATGGTATTTCGAAGTTAAAAAGATATGATGAAATAGTTTCACAAATGAAAGAACTAAAAGGAGAGAAACAACTAATAGAACAAGAAATACAAAGCGAAATGAGAGAGTTTGAGTTAGCTACATTAGATGAAAGAATAATAACTTGGAAAGGAGCTACCAAAAGGTCCATTGATACCAAAAAGCTTAGAGAAGAAATGCCTGATATAGCAGAGAAATATACAAATATAAGTTCATACAGAACATTCAAAATAAAATAG
- a CDS encoding recombinase RecT: MASEKAKGALEKKVSGISTVKVSPSKGMEQLMNKMASQIKKALPSMVSSDRFQRVALTAFSNNPRLQSCEPMSFIAAMMESAQLGLEPNTPLGQAYLIPYGKKVQFQIGYKGLLELAQRSGKIKTIYAHKIRENDKFEIKYGLNQDLVHEPKLNGDRGEIIGYYAVYHLDTGGYSFSFMTKEEIIEFAKSKSKSYSSGPWQNDFDSMAKKTVIKQLLKYAPLSIELQKAIVGDETIKTEIDEDMSMVLDESESLEVDFEVKEDEKEDTDCQISMEEDVNAD; this comes from the coding sequence ATGGCTAGCGAAAAAGCAAAAGGAGCATTAGAAAAGAAAGTTTCAGGAATAAGTACAGTTAAAGTAAGTCCAAGCAAAGGTATGGAACAACTTATGAATAAAATGGCAAGCCAGATAAAAAAAGCTTTACCTAGTATGGTTTCAAGTGATAGGTTTCAAAGAGTTGCCCTAACAGCTTTTAGTAACAATCCAAGGTTACAATCATGTGAACCTATGAGTTTTATAGCAGCAATGATGGAATCAGCTCAATTAGGACTTGAGCCTAACACACCTTTAGGTCAAGCGTATTTAATACCATATGGCAAGAAGGTACAATTCCAAATTGGGTATAAAGGTCTTTTAGAATTAGCACAAAGAAGTGGAAAGATAAAGACTATATATGCTCATAAAATAAGAGAAAACGACAAGTTTGAGATTAAATATGGACTTAATCAAGACTTAGTTCATGAACCTAAGTTAAATGGTGATAGAGGGGAAATAATTGGATATTATGCAGTATATCATTTAGATACAGGAGGTTATAGTTTCTCTTTTATGACTAAAGAGGAGATTATAGAGTTTGCAAAGAGTAAAAGTAAAAGTTATAGTAGTGGACCATGGCAAAACGATTTTGATTCAATGGCTAAAAAGACAGTTATAAAACAGTTATTAAAATATGCACCACTTAGTATAGAATTACAAAAAGCTATAGTGGGTGATGAAACAATAAAAACTGAAATAGACGAAGATATGAGCATGGTTTTAGATGAAAGTGAAAGTTTAGAAGTTGATTTTGAAGTAAAAGAGGATGAAAAAGAAGATACAGATTGTCAAATAAGTATGGAGGAAGATGTAAATGCTGATTAA
- a CDS encoding helix-turn-helix domain-containing protein, translated as MDKDKLIIEKLNILSGGYGLMPRTVARDRWLTVGARMLYSYLTSFAGTNGICFPARDLICYELNISKDTFTKYKRELELSGYIRIHKKKSKQGKMQNNIYEIVFDRTYIDECISKRGLKEDKKKKKQCHKNVDMEPCPTFLDTNQPDMKNMDTNINSININSSNSMYIEKPVYDSLKEFKKLYEENIGVLYPVTNEWLLEISNEVEIRVFKRAIEICAERTNMNLSYLKGILKKWKDANITTYEQLELYRFKDENKKSIKVNSKSNKNKFANFEQTFTQYSNKELDEIIKKSQKAKFK; from the coding sequence TTGGATAAAGATAAGTTAATTATAGAAAAGTTAAACATATTAAGTGGTGGGTATGGACTTATGCCAAGAACTGTAGCAAGAGATAGATGGTTAACTGTTGGTGCTAGAATGCTGTATTCATATTTAACTAGTTTTGCAGGTACAAATGGAATTTGTTTTCCAGCTAGAGATTTAATTTGTTATGAATTAAATATATCAAAAGATACATTTACAAAATATAAAAGAGAATTAGAACTTAGTGGATATATAAGGATTCATAAAAAGAAATCTAAACAAGGTAAGATGCAAAATAATATATATGAAATTGTATTTGATAGAACTTATATAGATGAATGTATATCTAAAAGAGGATTAAAAGAAGATAAAAAAAAGAAAAAGCAATGTCATAAAAATGTAGACATGGAACCATGTCCTACTTTTCTGGATACGAATCAGCCGGACATGAAAAATATGGACACTAATATTAATAGTATTAATATTAATAGTTCTAATAGTATGTATATAGAAAAACCTGTGTATGATTCTTTAAAAGAATTTAAGAAGCTGTATGAAGAAAATATAGGAGTCCTATATCCAGTTACAAATGAATGGTTATTAGAAATATCTAATGAAGTAGAAATAAGAGTGTTTAAAAGAGCTATAGAAATATGTGCTGAAAGAACGAATATGAATTTATCATATTTAAAAGGAATACTAAAAAAATGGAAGGATGCAAATATAACTACATACGAACAATTAGAATTATATAGATTTAAAGATGAAAATAAGAAGTCAATAAAAGTTAATAGTAAATCAAATAAAAATAAGTTTGCCAATTTTGAACAGACATTTACTCAATATAGTAATAAGGAATTAGATGAAATTATAAAAAAAAGTCAAAAGGCTAAATTTAAATAA
- the ssb gene encoding single-stranded DNA-binding protein, translating to MNQVVLVGRLTRDPELKYIPGTGTAISSFTIAVDRNYVNRDGKRETDFIPIEVIGKSAEYCANYITKGKLVALQGNIRVDNYQTQSCEKRTFTKVSTKEVQALERKNKLDSLYQENIQAGAIGLDYQEFEIIDNDELPF from the coding sequence ATGAATCAAGTTGTATTAGTTGGGAGATTAACTAGAGATCCAGAACTAAAATATATACCAGGAACAGGTACAGCAATATCATCATTTACAATAGCTGTAGATAGAAACTATGTAAATAGAGATGGAAAGAGAGAAACTGATTTTATACCAATTGAAGTAATAGGCAAATCAGCTGAATATTGTGCAAACTATATAACTAAAGGGAAACTGGTGGCATTACAAGGGAACATAAGAGTTGATAATTATCAGACTCAGTCATGTGAAAAAAGAACTTTTACAAAAGTTAGTACTAAGGAAGTACAGGCATTAGAAAGAAAAAATAAATTAGATAGCTTATATCAAGAGAATATACAAGCTGGAGCAATAGGATTAGATTATCAAGAATTTGAAATTATAGATAATGATGAATTACCATTTTAA
- a CDS encoding terminase small subunit: MVNLTEKQKRFCDYYIEVGNATEAYKKAYKSINQRTAESNGSRLLSNTKVKNYIEERLKQLESNRIADAKEVMEYLTKIVRNEAKEEVVIVSENGVERVKKDVNIRDRNKAAELLGKRYRLFTDKVEVEGNIPIVIVGDDEIAD, translated from the coding sequence ATGGTAAATTTGACTGAAAAACAAAAAAGGTTTTGTGATTATTATATTGAAGTTGGTAATGCCACAGAAGCGTATAAAAAAGCATATAAAAGTATTAATCAAAGAACGGCAGAAAGTAATGGAAGTAGACTGCTGAGTAATACTAAGGTTAAAAACTACATTGAAGAAAGATTAAAGCAGCTTGAGTCAAATAGAATAGCTGACGCTAAAGAAGTTATGGAGTATTTAACTAAAATAGTAAGAAATGAAGCAAAAGAAGAAGTGGTTATAGTTTCTGAGAATGGTGTTGAAAGAGTTAAAAAGGATGTAAATATAAGAGATAGAAATAAGGCTGCTGAATTATTAGGGAAGAGATATAGACTATTTACAGATAAAGTAGAAGTTGAAGGCAATATTCCTATAGTCATAGTTGGAGATGATGAAATTGCAGATTAA
- a CDS encoding PBSX family phage terminase large subunit, which produces MMKLQIKKVNVAKLIGKGYKDYWRFKGRYRICKGSRASKKSKTTALYYITKLMQYSEANLLVVRKVFGTLRDSCYKELKWAIHQLGVDNYWDSTTNPLEITYIPTGQKIYFRGFDDPLKIASITVDVGVLCWCWIEEAYEITDENSFNMLDESIRGKVPEGLFKQITMTFNPWNEQHWIKKRFFDVKDEDILSKTTNYICNEFLDDADKKVFETMKKNNPRRYKVAGLGDWGIVDGLVYENWEEKEFNIDIITERNVKSAFGMDFGYTNDPSTLFCGLVDEASKKIYVFDEIYKQGMSNEKIYKEVNRKGYSKEHITADSASPKDIDHLRELGLRNIKRSRKGKDSVNNGIQYIQDYKIIVHPKCVSFLTEISNYTWDKDKFGNKINKPIDNFNHLMDAMRYALEDFIKGDVFSFD; this is translated from the coding sequence ATGATGAAATTGCAGATTAAGAAAGTAAATGTAGCAAAACTAATTGGCAAAGGATACAAGGATTATTGGAGATTTAAAGGTCGTTATAGAATTTGTAAAGGATCAAGAGCTTCTAAGAAATCAAAGACAACAGCTTTGTATTATATTACTAAGTTAATGCAGTACTCAGAAGCTAATTTATTGGTTGTAAGAAAAGTCTTTGGAACACTAAGAGATAGTTGTTATAAGGAACTTAAATGGGCGATACATCAGTTAGGAGTAGATAATTATTGGGATAGTACAACTAATCCACTTGAAATTACATACATTCCTACAGGACAAAAGATATATTTTAGAGGTTTTGATGACCCACTTAAAATTGCATCTATAACTGTTGATGTTGGAGTACTTTGTTGGTGCTGGATTGAAGAAGCTTATGAAATAACAGATGAGAATAGCTTTAATATGTTAGATGAGAGTATAAGAGGTAAAGTTCCAGAGGGATTATTTAAGCAAATAACAATGACATTTAACCCTTGGAATGAACAGCATTGGATTAAAAAAAGATTTTTTGATGTAAAAGATGAGGATATACTTTCAAAAACGACTAATTACATTTGTAATGAATTTTTAGATGATGCAGATAAGAAAGTATTTGAAACTATGAAAAAAAACAATCCAAGGCGTTATAAAGTAGCAGGACTTGGTGACTGGGGTATTGTTGATGGATTAGTATATGAGAATTGGGAAGAGAAAGAATTTAATATAGACATTATTACAGAAAGAAATGTTAAGTCAGCTTTTGGTATGGATTTTGGTTATACTAATGACCCATCAACTTTATTTTGTGGATTAGTTGATGAAGCTTCAAAAAAGATTTATGTATTTGATGAAATATATAAACAGGGTATGTCCAATGAGAAAATTTATAAAGAAGTTAATAGAAAAGGATATTCTAAAGAACATATAACAGCAGATTCAGCTTCTCCAAAAGATATTGATCATCTTAGAGAGTTAGGATTAAGAAATATAAAAAGGTCAAGAAAAGGAAAAGACAGTGTAAATAATGGTATCCAGTATATTCAGGATTATAAGATTATAGTACATCCTAAATGTGTAAGTTTTTTAACTGAGATAAGTAATTACACTTGGGATAAAGATAAGTTTGGAAACAAGATTAATAAACCTATAGATAATTTCAATCATCTAATGGATGCTATGAGATATGCACTTGAAGATTTTATAAAAGGTGATGTATTTAGTTTTGACTAA
- a CDS encoding phage portal protein — protein sequence MFNLVRKGVAKLNNILNKPLIQSERNLEYIEYEIYKWKASGTRKEQLQGERYYKGEHDILRRKRTVIGENGKLVEIDNLPNNKIVDNKYANLVDQKVNYLLGKPLTFQTQDEVYDKLLKNIFNKKFLRTFKNLCEDSLNGGMSWLHPYYSEDGKLSFKRFPSYEILPFWKDSEHTMIDFVVRLYEVKSCNGSNEKIIEKVEVYSKEGLKRYILQGMTLIPDLEKPYSSYFVVESNDIHKELNWDKIPLIPFKYNNKEIPLIKRVKSLQDGINIMLSDFENNMQEDARNTILVLQNYDGQNLGEFRKNLAQYGAVKVRTVDGAIGDLKTLEIKVNSDNYKSILEVFKKALIENGRGYDAKDDRISGNPNQMNIQSMYSDIDLDANGMETEFQASFEELLWFVNMHLLNTGQGNYENEEVQIIFNKDILINETESINNCQNSVGLLSDETIVSQHPWTVDVKKEIEKIKKEKDDNQQEYNNIIPNNSGVINET from the coding sequence ATGTTTAATTTGGTAAGAAAGGGGGTAGCTAAGCTGAATAATATTTTAAATAAACCACTCATACAATCAGAAAGAAATTTGGAATATATAGAGTATGAGATATATAAGTGGAAAGCATCGGGTACTAGAAAAGAGCAATTACAAGGAGAAAGATATTATAAGGGTGAACATGATATTCTGAGGAGAAAACGTACTGTTATTGGAGAAAATGGAAAATTAGTAGAAATTGATAATCTACCAAATAACAAAATAGTAGATAATAAATATGCTAATTTAGTAGATCAAAAGGTTAATTATTTATTGGGTAAGCCCCTTACATTTCAAACTCAAGATGAAGTTTATGATAAGCTATTAAAAAATATATTTAATAAAAAATTTCTTAGGACATTCAAAAACCTATGTGAGGATTCTTTAAATGGTGGGATGTCATGGTTACATCCATACTATAGTGAAGATGGTAAACTAAGCTTTAAGAGGTTTCCATCATATGAGATATTACCATTTTGGAAGGATTCAGAGCATACAATGATAGACTTTGTAGTAAGACTATATGAGGTAAAATCATGTAATGGATCAAATGAAAAGATAATTGAAAAAGTGGAAGTTTATTCAAAAGAAGGCCTCAAGAGATATATTTTGCAAGGAATGACTTTAATACCTGACCTAGAAAAGCCATATTCTTCATACTTTGTAGTTGAATCTAATGATATTCATAAGGAACTTAATTGGGATAAGATACCACTAATACCATTTAAGTACAATAATAAAGAAATACCCCTTATAAAAAGAGTTAAGAGTTTACAAGATGGTATAAATATTATGTTATCTGATTTTGAAAATAACATGCAAGAAGATGCTAGAAATACAATATTAGTACTTCAAAATTATGATGGTCAAAATCTAGGAGAGTTTAGGAAAAATTTAGCTCAATATGGGGCTGTTAAGGTTCGAACTGTAGATGGAGCTATAGGAGATTTAAAAACATTAGAAATAAAAGTAAATTCTGATAACTACAAATCTATATTAGAAGTATTTAAGAAGGCTTTAATTGAAAATGGAAGAGGATATGATGCAAAAGATGATAGAATAAGTGGAAATCCAAATCAAATGAATATACAAAGTATGTACAGCGATATAGATCTAGATGCTAATGGTATGGAAACTGAATTTCAAGCTTCTTTTGAAGAACTGTTGTGGTTTGTAAATATGCATCTTTTAAATACTGGTCAAGGAAATTATGAAAATGAAGAAGTGCAAATAATCTTTAATAAAGATATACTAATAAATGAAACAGAAAGTATTAATAACTGTCAAAATTCAGTTGGATTATTATCAGATGAAACTATTGTATCTCAACATCCTTGGACTGTAGATGTCAAGAAGGAAATAGAAAAAATAAAAAAAGAAAAAGATGATAATCAACAAGAATACAACAATATTATTCCTAATAATAGTGGTGTTATAAATGAAACCTAA
- a CDS encoding minor capsid protein gives MKPKDYWRNRFEELEEVQNNKSIKYYLKLEKQYNLSVDNIEKDILVWYNKFTQNKGISLLDAKKLLTTKELEEFKLSVEKYIKCSKENHINQRWIKELENVRVRVHITRIEALKLQLQQQVEVLYGNKLYDTDKLMREIYASEYYHTAFSVQQGIGVGWNLMLIDTNRINKIISKPWTSDGLNFSKRICNKYKSSLVNELHTKLTQSIIRGENPKNLIGEFDKCFNVSKSKTKNLIMTEAAFFASVSRKDCFNDLGIEKYEIVSTMDLRTSNICRELDGKVYRMKDYEIGVTAPPFHCHCRTTTSPHLDNEESYVVAIDKEEKIYYIPPNMKYNEWHKNHIKGDLREEKTYSLRSMNINDSKDRREFEEYKTILGNEMPSKFDEYQNIKYNNSGEWDLMQDYYKARKAGNISVFSSFADYKYYNDRIEKELVGVTTSNGMKIESYSKHFIDRVLGTSNDLKTNRPRSGVTIEDIKDALLNPLKEKDERKKESYKFIGEKVTVTINPNTGNLIQCNPTDSDVVRRLKDVQYRIRK, from the coding sequence ATGAAACCTAAAGATTATTGGAGAAATAGATTTGAAGAATTAGAAGAAGTTCAGAATAATAAAAGCATAAAGTACTATCTTAAATTAGAAAAGCAGTATAACCTATCTGTAGATAATATAGAAAAAGACATACTTGTATGGTATAACAAATTTACTCAGAATAAGGGCATATCTTTGTTAGATGCTAAGAAATTACTAACTACAAAAGAATTAGAAGAATTTAAACTAAGTGTAGAGAAGTATATCAAGTGTAGTAAAGAAAATCATATAAATCAAAGATGGATAAAAGAATTAGAAAACGTTAGAGTTAGAGTTCATATTACTAGGATTGAAGCTTTAAAATTACAGTTGCAACAGCAAGTGGAAGTTCTTTATGGGAATAAACTTTATGATACTGATAAACTAATGAGAGAAATTTATGCAAGTGAATATTATCATACAGCATTTAGTGTTCAACAAGGAATTGGTGTTGGGTGGAATTTAATGTTGATTGATACTAACAGAATAAATAAAATTATTTCCAAACCTTGGACCAGTGATGGATTAAATTTTAGTAAAAGAATTTGTAATAAGTATAAATCTTCTCTAGTAAATGAACTACATACCAAGCTAACTCAATCAATTATTAGAGGTGAAAATCCAAAGAATTTAATAGGCGAATTTGATAAGTGCTTTAATGTATCTAAATCTAAAACTAAAAATCTAATAATGACTGAAGCAGCTTTCTTTGCATCAGTTTCAAGAAAAGATTGTTTTAATGATTTAGGTATAGAGAAATATGAGATAGTTTCCACAATGGATTTAAGAACTTCAAATATATGCAGAGAGTTAGATGGTAAAGTCTATAGAATGAAAGATTACGAAATTGGAGTTACAGCTCCACCATTTCATTGCCATTGTCGTACAACAACATCTCCTCATCTTGATAATGAAGAAAGTTATGTAGTAGCAATAGATAAAGAAGAAAAAATATATTATATTCCACCTAATATGAAGTACAATGAATGGCATAAAAATCATATTAAGGGTGATTTAAGAGAAGAAAAAACTTACTCTCTTAGAAGCATGAATATAAATGATAGTAAAGATAGAAGAGAGTTTGAAGAGTATAAGACTATATTAGGAAATGAAATGCCTTCCAAATTTGATGAATATCAAAATATTAAGTATAATAATAGTGGCGAATGGGATTTAATGCAAGACTATTATAAGGCTAGAAAAGCAGGGAATATATCAGTTTTTTCAAGTTTTGCAGATTATAAATATTATAATGATAGAATAGAAAAAGAATTGGTTGGTGTTACAACTTCAAATGGCATGAAAATTGAAAGTTATTCAAAGCATTTTATTGATAGAGTTTTAGGTACTAGTAATGATTTAAAAACAAATAGACCTAGAAGTGGAGTAACTATAGAAGATATAAAAGATGCACTATTAAATCCATTAAAAGAAAAAGATGAAAGAAAAAAAGAAAGCTATAAGTTTATAGGAGAGAAAGTAACTGTAACTATTAATCCTAATACAGGTAATTTAATTCAATGTAATCCTACTGATAGTGATGTAGTAAGGAGGTTAAAAGATGTACAATATAGAATTAGAAAATAA
- a CDS encoding phage scaffolding protein gives MKKETLLNLGLEEEDVKKILCTLSEELKGYIPKSRFDDVNNIKKQLEKDIKERDTQLEMLKNSTGDIDELKKQIETLQTENETSKINYEAQIKQIRRDSIDERLLSESGTRNKKAIKALLEDIGEKDDNKYESLRLEQIKKLQENEDSKFLFEETQETKFNFKGVNPGESSTIVEKTPRDFTYEDWCNQLEN, from the coding sequence ATGAAAAAAGAAACTTTGTTAAATTTAGGACTAGAGGAAGAAGATGTTAAAAAGATACTATGTACTTTAAGTGAAGAATTGAAAGGATATATACCTAAATCAAGGTTTGATGATGTAAACAATATAAAAAAACAGTTAGAAAAAGATATAAAGGAACGCGATACTCAATTAGAAATGTTAAAAAATTCAACTGGAGATATAGATGAGTTAAAGAAACAAATTGAAACATTACAAACTGAAAATGAAACAAGTAAAATTAATTATGAAGCTCAGATAAAGCAGATAAGAAGAGATTCTATTGATGAAAGATTGCTATCAGAAAGTGGAACTAGAAATAAAAAAGCAATAAAGGCATTACTTGAAGATATTGGTGAGAAAGATGATAATAAATATGAATCTTTAAGATTAGAACAGATTAAAAAGCTACAAGAAAATGAAGATAGTAAATTTTTGTTTGAAGAAACTCAAGAAACAAAATTTAATTTTAAAGGTGTAAATCCAGGAGAAAGTAGTACTATAGTAGAAAAAACACCAAGGGATTTTACTTATGAAGATTGGTGTAATCAATTAGAAAATTAA